The Desulfonispora thiosulfatigenes DSM 11270 genome window below encodes:
- a CDS encoding HD domain-containing phosphohydrolase has protein sequence MWRFHKTRIIIIFTVVIMLFFNYIVSKKLMINNFSELENAQAAEDIMHIKNSLNEKAESLNNLGKYWASKEKSIDFIQNPYNQYFQDYIEINLLKDNNLNVIMYLNAKNEIVYAKELNQENQSDKSIYPELYKYIEQNPKILECKNPDNAPCGLVKLGNETLLISLCPLIKNGAQKPAQGTLILGRYLDKGILNSLTSNDKIKCQIVNYDKEDNNYGLDWKTLTNKPSLSKEINSEHMVGYSILHDINGNANMVLKTELPRDINLKARQTLRYLLIILGSNLMFIGFGSNLLLKNRILNPGKRLSKIIDKFSNYDIYRGNINLTTEDTKLKSPDNFNHMLNTLDEIQENVTSINKTLQDIIDFLPDPTFVIDNNQNVIAWNRAIEDMTGVLNQEILGTRNYSIPFFDRIEPMLIDLIFDSNLRLNGNFDSLKKDGDKYFATRYNGKVFNNKGAFLWAKASPLYDERGEKVGAIESIRDISEQKEIEEKLKSLSFKDHLTGTYNRTFYEQEISRHQTKNNQSLGIIVLDLDGLKLINDTIGHLAGDMVLKTAVNIINKSIRKQDFLARIGGDEFSILVTEANHEIMEKIIRNILENLNVYNTNYPQIPLSISLGYAISGMEKSIESTIKEADNYLYRQKTKQRQNARSNIVKGLMEAQSTLDYNTHSHMSRLLDLASKFAHKLNLTQNRVMDLKLLVKFHDIGKVGIPHRILLKPEALTNEEIKEMQLHTDIGCRIAKAIKDIEHIASLIQQHHEWYNGKGYPLGLKGEEIPLECRIIAIIDAYDAMTNDRPYRKALSHEEAIKEIKNNAGTQFDPNLVNEFVKLF, from the coding sequence ATGTGGAGGTTTCATAAAACTCGGATAATCATCATATTTACTGTGGTTATTATGTTGTTTTTTAATTATATAGTAAGCAAAAAATTAATGATTAATAATTTCTCTGAATTAGAAAATGCACAGGCTGCCGAAGATATTATGCATATAAAAAACTCTTTGAATGAAAAGGCCGAATCATTAAATAATTTAGGTAAATACTGGGCTTCTAAAGAAAAGAGTATAGATTTTATTCAGAATCCCTATAATCAGTATTTTCAAGATTATATAGAAATAAATTTATTAAAGGATAATAATCTTAATGTTATTATGTATCTAAATGCTAAAAATGAAATTGTTTATGCAAAGGAATTAAACCAAGAAAATCAATCAGATAAAAGTATTTATCCGGAGTTATACAAATATATTGAACAAAATCCAAAAATTCTGGAGTGCAAAAATCCTGATAATGCACCATGTGGTTTGGTGAAACTTGGAAATGAAACACTACTTATTTCTTTGTGTCCTTTAATAAAAAATGGTGCTCAAAAACCTGCTCAAGGAACATTAATTTTGGGGCGCTACTTAGATAAAGGTATTCTTAATTCCTTAACAAGTAATGATAAAATTAAATGTCAAATTGTAAATTATGATAAAGAAGATAATAATTATGGCCTTGACTGGAAAACATTGACAAATAAACCTTCGTTATCCAAAGAAATTAATTCGGAACACATGGTAGGGTACTCAATTCTTCATGATATTAATGGAAATGCAAATATGGTACTAAAAACTGAATTACCTAGAGATATTAACTTAAAGGCTAGACAAACTTTGAGATATTTACTAATTATTTTAGGTTCCAATTTAATGTTTATAGGTTTTGGAAGTAATCTTCTCCTTAAAAACAGGATACTTAATCCTGGAAAAAGACTTAGTAAGATTATAGATAAGTTTTCCAACTATGATATTTATCGTGGTAATATCAATTTAACTACAGAGGACACTAAACTAAAGTCCCCTGATAACTTTAATCATATGCTAAATACACTAGATGAAATCCAGGAAAATGTTACAAGTATAAATAAAACATTACAAGATATCATAGACTTTTTACCTGATCCTACTTTTGTGATTGATAATAATCAAAATGTCATTGCTTGGAATAGAGCTATTGAAGATATGACAGGTGTACTAAATCAAGAAATATTAGGAACAAGGAATTATTCAATACCCTTTTTTGATAGGATTGAACCTATGCTAATTGATTTAATCTTTGATAGTAATTTAAGGCTTAATGGAAACTTTGATAGCCTTAAAAAGGATGGAGATAAGTATTTTGCTACAAGATACAATGGAAAGGTATTTAATAACAAAGGAGCATTTTTATGGGCAAAGGCTTCCCCACTCTATGATGAAAGGGGTGAAAAGGTAGGGGCTATTGAATCTATACGTGATATTTCTGAACAGAAAGAAATCGAAGAAAAATTAAAGAGTTTAAGTTTTAAAGATCATTTAACTGGCACATATAATCGTACATTTTATGAGCAAGAAATATCGCGACATCAAACAAAAAATAATCAATCATTAGGAATAATAGTATTAGACCTTGATGGGTTAAAATTAATAAATGATACAATTGGACATCTAGCAGGAGATATGGTGTTAAAGACTGCTGTAAATATTATAAACAAATCTATACGAAAGCAAGACTTCTTAGCACGTATTGGAGGAGATGAGTTTTCTATACTTGTTACAGAAGCTAATCATGAAATTATGGAAAAGATAATTAGGAATATTTTGGAGAATTTAAATGTTTATAATACTAATTATCCTCAAATTCCTCTAAGTATTTCGCTTGGGTATGCTATAAGTGGAATGGAGAAAAGTATCGAAAGCACTATAAAAGAGGCGGATAATTATTTATATCGCCAAAAAACAAAGCAAAGACAAAATGCCAGAAGTAATATAGTTAAAGGTTTAATGGAAGCACAAAGTACTCTAGACTATAATACGCATAGTCATATGAGTAGATTACTAGACTTAGCTAGTAAATTTGCCCATAAATTAAACTTAACCCAAAACAGGGTAATGGATTTAAAACTATTAGTAAAGTTTCATGATATAGGTAAAGTGGGTATACCCCATAGAATATTACTTAAGCCTGAGGCTTTAACTAATGAAGAAATTAAAGAAATGCAATTACATACAGATATAGGATGCAGGATTGCTAAAGCAATAAAGGATATAGAACATATTGCTAGTTTAATTCAACAACATCATGAATGGTACAATGGTAAAGGATATCCTTTAGGATTAAAAGGAGAGGAAATTCCCCTAGAATGTCGGATAATTGCCATTATCGATGCGTACGATGCGATGACTAATGATAGACCATATCGTAAGGCATTAAGCCATGAAGAAGCGATTAAAGAAATAAAAAATAATGCAGGTACTCAATTTGATCCTAATTTAGTTAATGAATTTGTAAAATTATTTTAA
- a CDS encoding DsrE family protein, producing the protein MKKYKALFHVDEKEKIMLVLKNMANLLNDLGEDEVEVALVGNSEGIALMYQSSEYKEKVEALYKKGISFAACANTMKEKKLNKEDLLEFAYIVPSGVGEIVKKQAQGYFYIRP; encoded by the coding sequence ATGAAAAAATATAAAGCATTATTTCATGTAGATGAAAAGGAAAAAATCATGTTGGTGCTAAAGAATATGGCAAATCTATTAAATGATTTAGGAGAAGATGAAGTTGAGGTAGCTTTAGTTGGAAATTCTGAAGGGATAGCTTTAATGTATCAAAGTTCAGAATATAAAGAAAAGGTTGAAGCTCTTTATAAAAAAGGAATATCTTTTGCAGCCTGCGCCAACACAATGAAAGAAAAAAAATTGAACAAAGAAGATCTTTTAGAATTTGCATATATTGTTCCTTCTGGTGTTGGAGAAATTGTAAAAAAACAAGCTCAGGGATATTTTTATATACGACCATAA
- a CDS encoding Hsp20/alpha crystallin family protein, giving the protein MMTLSSGEGLEEIKDSPKGANGMFTDIYESPTEIVAVIEIPGVQDKKDIKIGIENNILTINGKLEKSFNLPCPINEEVIRTYYENGILEIRLQKTISDNKNIEINIH; this is encoded by the coding sequence ATGATGACATTATCATCAGGCGAGGGATTAGAAGAAATAAAAGATTCGCCAAAAGGAGCAAATGGAATGTTTACAGATATTTATGAATCACCAACAGAGATAGTTGCAGTTATTGAAATTCCAGGTGTACAAGATAAAAAGGATATTAAAATTGGTATCGAAAATAATATATTAACTATAAATGGAAAGTTAGAAAAATCATTTAATTTACCTTGTCCGATTAATGAAGAAGTTATCAGAACCTATTATGAAAATGGTATTTTAGAAATTAGGTTGCAAAAAACAATTTCAGATAACAAAAATATTGAGATAAATATTCATTAA
- a CDS encoding branched-chain amino acid ABC transporter permease, giving the protein MVDTAVIIQQILNALSLGAMYVLVAVGFTLFFGVIDIINFSHGEIFMLGAFIALTTIGFFAGTGFLTQHYILVFIIVLLVTVILSGLVGSVIERTIIKPMRGASDLMLLLLTLGVSIIIREGVMIFYPNGANPQSFPDLFPNESLTIFNVVIKYEQIFIIALSLFLVILLHLFVTKTRYGRYMLATSQDKEAAMMMGISIDRIIILTFFIGSALGAIAGLMNGIYYNIIKFNMGFLIGIKGFSAAVVGGLGNIYGAIVGGFLLGFLEMFAAAFIPGGSRYQDVIGFVIVILFLVFKPSGIFGEKVYEKV; this is encoded by the coding sequence ATGGTTGATACGGCTGTAATTATTCAGCAGATATTAAATGCCTTAAGTTTAGGAGCAATGTATGTATTAGTAGCTGTGGGCTTTACATTGTTTTTTGGAGTTATAGATATTATCAACTTTTCTCATGGTGAAATTTTTATGTTGGGAGCATTTATTGCTTTAACAACGATAGGATTTTTTGCGGGAACTGGTTTTTTAACACAGCACTATATTTTAGTTTTTATTATTGTTTTATTAGTAACTGTTATTTTAAGTGGTCTAGTAGGTAGCGTAATAGAACGAACAATTATTAAACCGATGCGTGGAGCATCTGATTTAATGCTGCTATTATTAACCTTAGGTGTTTCTATTATTATTCGTGAAGGTGTAATGATTTTTTACCCTAATGGGGCTAATCCACAATCATTTCCTGACCTATTTCCGAATGAAAGCTTAACAATTTTTAATGTTGTTATTAAATATGAGCAGATATTTATCATTGCTTTATCTTTGTTTTTAGTGATTTTGTTGCATTTATTTGTAACAAAAACAAGATATGGACGATATATGTTAGCAACCTCACAAGATAAAGAGGCAGCTATGATGATGGGTATTAGTATTGATAGAATTATAATTTTAACCTTTTTTATTGGTTCGGCACTTGGAGCAATTGCAGGTCTTATGAACGGTATTTATTATAATATTATAAAATTTAATATGGGCTTCTTAATAGGCATAAAAGGATTTTCAGCAGCGGTAGTTGGTGGCCTTGGTAATATTTATGGAGCTATTGTAGGTGGATTTTTATTAGGATTTTTAGAAATGTTTGCGGCAGCCTTTATTCCTGGGGGCTCAAGGTATCAAGACGTAATTGGATTTGTAATTGTAATATTATTTCTTGTTTTTAAACCATCGGGTATTTTTGGTGAAAAGGTGTATGAAAAAGTATAA
- a CDS encoding branched-chain amino acid ABC transporter permease, whose protein sequence is MNIKMKHIISITLMEIVAYVLLLSIIVVEDYLISAFLVLATTIGFSMFKKKQANSYEKIKNLFEDNKIFSYIVLFILVCTFPILQAHNPYWIQVAIMVCLYIMMSLGLNVMVGNTGLTCLGYAAFYAIGAYTYGILASRFGLSFWLCIPISALFVMAFGFLLGLPALRVKGHYLALVTIAFGLVVYQLTINLENLTGGANGLMNIPAPSIGGYSFNSPLNLGFINLPFHANYFYLSLVFVAIAILVVNRLSHSLTGLTLNAIREDQLAAQCYGVDLTKNKLWAFAFGAIFGGVAGTIYAGMVGFIAPENFTYHHSILILSMILLGGIDSIPGVILGAIILTIVPEKFRAFADYRMMFYGLTIVLILLFKNDGLIPARTRKFTSKWKSRPQGQKNHLTIYKVGK, encoded by the coding sequence ATGAATATAAAAATGAAACATATTATTAGCATTACGTTAATGGAGATAGTTGCTTATGTATTATTGCTAAGCATTATAGTAGTTGAAGATTATTTAATATCTGCATTTTTAGTTTTAGCGACAACGATAGGTTTTAGTATGTTTAAAAAGAAACAGGCTAATTCATATGAGAAGATAAAGAATTTATTCGAGGATAATAAAATTTTCTCATATATAGTTTTATTTATTTTAGTATGTACCTTTCCAATCTTACAAGCACATAATCCATATTGGATTCAAGTAGCGATAATGGTTTGTTTATATATTATGATGTCTTTAGGTCTAAATGTTATGGTGGGAAACACTGGACTTACTTGCTTAGGTTATGCTGCCTTTTATGCAATTGGAGCTTATACATATGGAATTTTAGCAAGTAGATTTGGCTTATCTTTTTGGCTTTGTATACCGATTTCAGCTTTATTTGTAATGGCTTTTGGATTTTTACTGGGTTTACCGGCTCTAAGAGTTAAAGGTCATTACCTTGCTTTGGTAACTATTGCTTTTGGGCTTGTAGTCTACCAATTAACTATCAATTTAGAAAATTTAACGGGTGGAGCTAATGGATTAATGAATATTCCTGCTCCAAGTATTGGCGGATACTCTTTTAATTCTCCTTTAAATTTAGGATTTATTAATTTGCCTTTTCATGCTAATTATTTTTATTTATCTTTAGTTTTTGTTGCAATTGCTATATTGGTAGTAAATCGCTTATCACATTCTTTAACAGGTTTAACCTTAAATGCAATACGTGAAGACCAATTAGCCGCACAGTGTTATGGTGTGGACTTAACTAAAAACAAATTGTGGGCTTTTGCTTTTGGCGCAATCTTTGGTGGAGTTGCCGGAACCATTTATGCAGGAATGGTAGGATTTATTGCTCCAGAGAACTTTACTTATCATCATTCTATTTTAATTTTAAGTATGATTTTATTAGGTGGAATTGATTCCATTCCCGGTGTCATCTTAGGAGCAATAATTTTAACTATTGTACCGGAAAAATTTAGAGCCTTTGCAGATTATCGTATGATGTTTTATGGATTAACTATTGTCTTAATTCTCTTATTTAAAAATGACGGTTTAATCCCTGCTCGCACACGCAAGTTTACTTCTAAATGGAAAAGCAGGCCACAGGGGCAGAAAAATCATCTTACTATATATAAAGTAGGGAAGTGA
- a CDS encoding M20 family metallopeptidase — protein sequence MNVDEIYSLLEQEKAIKLLQQMLQMNTTNPPGNEEPLAKFISNYLNEHEIESYIDELEVMRANVIGVIKGNGENKDLLFNGHLDVVPTGESKWRHDPFSGVIEDGKIYGRGASDMKGGLAAMIIAACLVKKADIELKGDLLITGTAGEEFDSIGAKDLLTKECLKNVGVAVIAEPSELKLFTATKGTLWLSFETFGKTAHGSMPEYGNNAILQMNKLITKINEYKFMYKQHPLLGHPTINIGTLEGGVKTNVVPDHCKITVDIRTIPGQDNETIITDMQNIINDLTRENEGFNCSLKVINNRHPVETDINDSFVSMAIKAAKKSLGKDLIPLGVNFYTDASIFVHNLKIPAIIFGPGDERLAHQPDEYVETQKYLDSIKFYISIILEYLT from the coding sequence ATGAATGTTGACGAAATATATAGCTTACTAGAACAAGAAAAGGCTATTAAATTATTACAACAGATGCTACAAATGAATACAACTAATCCACCTGGAAATGAAGAACCTTTAGCTAAATTTATCAGTAATTATTTAAATGAGCATGAAATTGAAAGCTATATCGATGAATTAGAAGTAATGCGTGCAAATGTGATTGGTGTTATCAAAGGAAATGGTGAAAATAAGGATTTATTATTTAATGGACATTTAGATGTAGTGCCTACAGGTGAATCTAAATGGAGGCATGATCCTTTTAGTGGAGTAATAGAAGATGGAAAAATTTATGGACGTGGGGCATCAGATATGAAGGGTGGCCTAGCTGCCATGATTATAGCAGCGTGCTTAGTGAAAAAAGCTGATATAGAATTAAAAGGAGATTTATTAATTACAGGTACAGCTGGAGAAGAATTTGATAGCATAGGAGCTAAAGATTTACTTACAAAAGAATGTCTAAAAAATGTAGGAGTGGCGGTAATAGCTGAACCAAGTGAATTAAAACTATTTACTGCTACCAAGGGAACCCTATGGTTAAGTTTTGAGACCTTTGGAAAAACTGCACATGGGTCTATGCCTGAGTATGGTAATAATGCTATTTTACAGATGAATAAGTTAATTACAAAAATAAATGAATATAAATTTATGTATAAACAGCATCCGTTATTAGGACATCCTACAATTAATATAGGTACATTAGAGGGTGGAGTAAAAACTAATGTTGTGCCAGATCATTGTAAAATAACAGTAGATATACGTACAATTCCTGGGCAAGATAATGAAACTATTATTACTGATATGCAGAATATTATAAATGATTTAACAAGAGAAAACGAAGGATTTAACTGTTCCTTAAAGGTTATTAATAATCGTCATCCCGTAGAAACAGATATTAATGATTCTTTTGTTAGTATGGCAATTAAGGCTGCAAAAAAATCTTTAGGTAAGGATTTAATTCCATTAGGGGTGAATTTTTACACTGATGCCTCAATTTTTGTACATAACTTAAAGATTCCAGCAATTATATTCGGACCAGGAGATGAAAGGCTAGCACATCAACCTGATGAATATGTCGAAACTCAAAAATATTTAGATTCTATAAAATTTTATATCTCGATAATATTGGAATATTTAACATAA
- a CDS encoding branched-chain amino acid ABC transporter substrate-binding protein, with amino-acid sequence MKKYLALILIICLFVPLGLTGCGSNGQSSDLKKVKIAYVGPITGPNAAIGLGMRNSAELAVKQANAKKDLPFELELVVLDDQSDPAVAVNAVNMAASDPEILATVAHFNSGCALATKDVFNKYGLSAVILSAINDKITEDGYAEITRVIAASKLQNTFAGDVAVKDFGVKKIAVIHDQTDYGKTNAEQFIAKAKENGAEMLCFEGIAVGQQDFSSLLTKIKSLNPEMIFFGGLATEAALIKRQMNESDIPAILMSDSGIHTDTFIDIAKDLGEGTLCSGLISPIEDLPKGQDFIKAYEEAKYKDYYEAFGPFAYDATNIVIKALQDAEKLDRESITKAIKSTKDYEGVLGTTTFDESGQTKLNTVITYVVKDGKWVPFKDSGLTITEGQYKK; translated from the coding sequence ATGAAAAAGTATTTAGCACTAATTTTAATTATTTGTTTATTTGTACCACTAGGATTAACTGGTTGTGGGTCAAATGGTCAATCATCAGATCTTAAAAAAGTAAAAATAGCTTATGTAGGACCAATTACTGGACCAAATGCTGCAATTGGACTTGGAATGAGAAATTCAGCGGAACTAGCAGTTAAGCAAGCGAATGCAAAGAAAGATCTACCTTTTGAACTTGAATTAGTTGTTTTAGACGATCAAAGTGATCCAGCTGTTGCTGTAAATGCAGTTAATATGGCAGCAAGTGATCCAGAAATTTTAGCTACTGTAGCCCATTTTAATAGTGGATGTGCTCTTGCTACAAAGGATGTATTTAATAAATATGGTCTATCAGCTGTAATTTTATCTGCGATCAATGATAAAATTACTGAGGATGGTTATGCTGAAATTACGCGTGTTATAGCTGCTTCTAAATTACAAAATACTTTTGCAGGTGATGTAGCAGTAAAAGATTTTGGAGTAAAGAAAATTGCTGTAATTCATGACCAAACAGATTATGGTAAAACTAATGCAGAGCAATTTATTGCAAAGGCAAAAGAAAATGGTGCTGAAATGCTGTGTTTTGAAGGAATTGCAGTAGGACAACAAGATTTTTCATCATTACTTACAAAAATTAAATCCTTAAATCCAGAAATGATCTTTTTTGGAGGATTAGCTACAGAAGCAGCTTTAATTAAAAGACAAATGAATGAAAGTGATATTCCAGCTATCTTAATGAGTGACTCTGGTATTCACACGGATACTTTTATAGATATAGCGAAAGACTTAGGAGAAGGTACTTTATGTAGTGGATTAATTAGTCCTATTGAAGATTTACCAAAAGGCCAAGATTTTATCAAAGCTTATGAAGAAGCTAAATATAAAGATTATTATGAAGCATTTGGACCTTTTGCTTACGATGCTACTAATATCGTTATAAAGGCTTTACAAGATGCTGAGAAACTCGATAGAGAAAGTATAACGAAGGCTATCAAGTCAACTAAAGATTATGAGGGTGTTCTTGGGACAACTACATTTGATGAAAGTGGACAAACAAAATTAAATACAGTTATTACTTATGTAGTTAAGGACGGAAAATGGGTTCCTTTCAAAGACTCTGGTTTAACTATAACTGAAGGTCAATATAAAAAATAA
- a CDS encoding ABC transporter ATP-binding protein — translation MELLKTTNLTMQFGGLVAVNKVSFNLNRAENIGIIGPNGSGKTTFFNLLTGIYEPTGGDIIFEGKKINGSRPDYNYNLGIARTFQNGRLFWKLNVLENVMMGLHTKQKSFLWDAVFRTKKERQEEKEAVESAREILGFFSKKLLEQQDKLASDLSYADRRRLEICRALVSKPKLLILDEPSAGMDPNETLELVEDIKKIRKIEEDISIIVIEHDMGLIEGLADRVICFSSGDKIAEGSFNEVSKDKEVIRAYLGEDE, via the coding sequence GTGGAATTATTAAAGACAACAAATCTAACAATGCAATTTGGAGGACTCGTTGCTGTTAATAAAGTTAGCTTTAATTTAAATAGGGCTGAAAATATTGGAATTATTGGTCCTAATGGATCAGGTAAAACTACATTTTTTAATTTATTAACAGGAATTTACGAGCCAACTGGCGGTGATATTATATTTGAAGGTAAAAAAATTAATGGCTCTAGACCTGATTATAATTATAATTTAGGAATTGCTAGAACATTTCAAAATGGTCGTTTATTTTGGAAATTAAATGTATTAGAAAATGTAATGATGGGGCTACATACAAAGCAAAAAAGTTTTCTGTGGGATGCTGTTTTCCGGACTAAAAAAGAAAGGCAAGAAGAAAAAGAAGCTGTTGAGAGTGCACGAGAAATTTTAGGGTTTTTTAGTAAAAAATTATTAGAACAACAAGATAAATTAGCCAGTGACCTTTCATATGCTGATCGCAGAAGACTTGAAATATGTCGGGCTTTAGTTTCTAAGCCTAAATTACTTATTTTGGATGAACCATCAGCAGGCATGGATCCTAATGAAACCCTTGAATTAGTAGAAGATATAAAAAAGATTAGAAAAATAGAAGAAGATATATCAATTATTGTAATTGAACATGATATGGGACTAATTGAGGGTTTAGCTGATCGGGTAATCTGCTTTAGTTCTGGGGATAAAATTGCTGAAGGAAGTTTTAACGAAGTAAGTAAAGATAAAGAAGTTATTCGTGCTTACTTAGGGGAGGACGAATAA
- a CDS encoding ABC transporter ATP-binding protein, whose amino-acid sequence MLELKNITTHYGSIRILRDVNLKVKKGEITCLLGSNGAGKSTTIKTIIGLVKPSSGEIYFENERIDSINTPEIVKKGIATVPEGRRLFPKLTVEDNLLIGACTLKDQKKIQANLEKSYSIFPRLKERRSQTAGTLSGGEQQMVAMCRALMSEPKLILMDEPSLGLAPILIKEIFETIVKVKNELGTSIFLIEQNAHKAIEIADHVYVIQKGEIILESSGDEKINKEEIEKAYLHKNTEKYGTR is encoded by the coding sequence ATGCTAGAACTAAAAAATATCACTACACACTATGGCTCAATTAGAATTTTAAGGGATGTTAATTTAAAAGTAAAAAAAGGTGAAATCACATGCCTTCTAGGAAGTAATGGAGCAGGAAAAAGTACGACGATTAAAACAATTATCGGCCTTGTGAAACCTAGTTCAGGTGAAATATATTTTGAAAATGAACGTATAGATAGTATTAATACACCAGAAATAGTTAAGAAAGGGATAGCTACTGTACCAGAAGGCAGGAGATTGTTTCCAAAGTTAACTGTTGAAGATAATTTATTAATAGGGGCTTGTACTTTAAAGGATCAAAAAAAGATCCAAGCTAATCTAGAAAAATCTTATAGTATCTTCCCTAGATTAAAAGAAAGAAGAAGTCAAACTGCTGGAACATTAAGTGGGGGAGAGCAACAAATGGTCGCTATGTGCAGGGCTCTCATGAGTGAACCTAAACTAATTCTAATGGATGAACCTTCTTTAGGTTTAGCTCCTATTCTTATTAAAGAAATATTTGAGACTATTGTGAAGGTCAAGAATGAACTAGGAACATCAATTTTTCTAATTGAACAAAACGCACATAAGGCTATTGAAATAGCAGACCATGTTTATGTAATTCAAAAAGGAGAAATTATCTTAGAAAGTAGTGGAGATGAAAAAATAAATAAAGAAGAAATAGAAAAGGCTTACTTGCACAAAAACACTGAAAAGTATGGAACGAGGTGA